Proteins from one bacterium genomic window:
- a CDS encoding ABC transporter ATP-binding protein, which yields MLIQLVNLSKVYDIGAVRVEALRSINLSIERNEYVAIMGPSGSGKSTLMNVLGCLDTPTDGEYLLNNNRVSEMDDDQLAEIRNREIGFVFQTFNLLPRANALHNVELPLIYNGTPTQQRRQLAKEALAKVGLEDRMHHKPNELSGGQRQRVAIARALVNNPSIILADEPTGNLDSKTGDEIMEIFETLHDQGNTIILVTHEEYIAEHSDRIIRLRDGLIERDESMSR from the coding sequence ATGCTCATCCAACTGGTCAATCTATCCAAGGTCTATGATATCGGCGCGGTTCGTGTGGAAGCGCTGCGCAGCATTAACCTCTCCATCGAGCGGAACGAATACGTGGCCATTATGGGCCCCTCCGGATCCGGCAAATCGACTCTGATGAACGTTCTCGGCTGTCTCGATACGCCCACCGACGGCGAGTACCTGTTGAACAACAACCGGGTCAGCGAGATGGACGACGATCAATTGGCGGAAATCCGCAACCGCGAGATCGGTTTTGTTTTTCAGACATTTAACCTGCTGCCGCGCGCCAACGCCCTGCATAATGTAGAACTGCCTTTGATCTACAACGGAACGCCGACGCAGCAGCGCCGGCAGCTGGCCAAAGAGGCGCTGGCAAAGGTCGGCCTGGAAGATCGCATGCACCACAAGCCGAACGAACTCTCCGGCGGCCAGCGCCAGCGGGTGGCCATCGCCCGGGCGTTGGTGAACAATCCGTCGATTATTCTGGCGGACGAGCCGACCGGCAACCTCGATTCCAAGACCGGGGATGAGATCATGGAGATTTTCGAGACACTGCATGATCAGGGCAATACCATCATCTTGGTCACCCATGAGGAATACATCGCCGAGCATTCGGACCGCATCATTCGCCTGCGCGACGGCCTGATCGAGCGCGATGAATCGATGTCGAGGTAA
- a CDS encoding FtsX-like permease family protein, with translation MPRFLIYAAEGVKIAYEALKAYKLRSILTTLGIVIGVTTVITIVSLIQGLNRAFTSEISSLGTDTLYIGKWPWMMDGDDWRKFRNRPNVTIEEADEVRSASQLAQAVAPVMRTQRTIKYRGKSLERVATVGTNEDYLLTANSTPEEGRFLISSDVEHHRSVVVIGREVAEKLFDKEDPIGKRVHIAGRKFRVIGVLEKRGTMFDDNLDMLAIMPIGAFQSAFGATRRRIEIQVKVINPAMVEEAEYELTGIMRRVRGLPAIKENNFAINKQSMFLDMYNKLTGVLWAVAIGVGAISLLVGGIGIMNIMLVSVTERTREIGIRKAIGARRSDILWQFLIESMMICGLGVLIGIVLAVGLAKLVASVTPLPAAITLWVVFLGLAFVVFIGIFFGIYPASKAARLNPIEALRYE, from the coding sequence ATGCCCCGATTTTTAATCTATGCCGCAGAGGGCGTCAAAATTGCCTATGAGGCACTCAAGGCGTACAAGCTGCGTTCCATCCTGACCACGCTGGGCATTGTCATCGGCGTCACCACGGTGATCACCATCGTATCCCTGATCCAGGGATTGAACCGGGCGTTCACCTCAGAGATCTCCAGCCTCGGCACCGACACGCTGTATATCGGCAAGTGGCCGTGGATGATGGATGGCGACGATTGGCGCAAATTTCGCAATCGTCCCAACGTCACCATCGAGGAGGCGGATGAGGTACGGTCAGCCTCCCAGCTGGCCCAGGCGGTGGCGCCGGTCATGCGCACCCAGCGCACCATCAAGTACCGGGGAAAGAGTCTGGAACGCGTGGCCACAGTGGGCACCAACGAAGACTATCTGCTGACCGCGAACAGCACGCCGGAGGAGGGAAGATTTCTCATCTCGTCGGATGTGGAACATCACCGATCGGTGGTTGTCATCGGCAGGGAGGTGGCGGAAAAATTGTTCGACAAAGAGGATCCGATCGGCAAACGCGTGCATATTGCCGGCCGCAAGTTCCGCGTGATCGGGGTGCTGGAAAAACGCGGTACCATGTTCGACGACAACCTGGATATGTTGGCGATCATGCCCATCGGTGCGTTCCAATCCGCTTTCGGCGCCACACGACGGCGGATCGAGATTCAGGTCAAGGTGATCAATCCGGCCATGGTGGAAGAGGCGGAATATGAACTGACCGGCATCATGCGCCGCGTCCGCGGGCTGCCGGCGATCAAGGAGAACAATTTCGCAATCAACAAACAATCTATGTTTTTGGATATGTACAACAAGTTGACCGGGGTGTTGTGGGCCGTGGCCATCGGCGTTGGCGCGATCTCGTTGCTGGTGGGCGGCATCGGCATTATGAACATTATGCTGGTGTCCGTGACCGAACGGACGCGCGAGATCGGCATCCGCAAAGCCATCGGTGCGCGCAGGTCGGATATTTTGTGGCAGTTTCTCATCGAAAGCATGATGATCTGCGGACTCGGCGTGTTGATCGGCATCGTTCTGGCCGTGGGATTGGCCAAGCTGGTGGCCAGCGTCACCCCTCTGCCCGCTGCCATCACCCTCTGGGTGGTGTTTCTCGGCCTGGCTTTTGTGGTGTTCATCGGCATTTTTTTCGGCATCTATCCGGCGAGCAAGGCCGCCCGGCTGAACCCCATCGAAGCACTGCGCTACGAATGA
- a CDS encoding FtsX-like permease family protein, with translation MQLSESLDLALGAIRSNKMRSFLTLLGIIIGVMTIIAMQSLITGLRKSMNEQLNILGTNVFNIQKYPAVGMGHGWWEKYRNRKDLTYEQAMAVRERVKAAAAVSADVDTWGQEIRYKDKKTLNNVSVMGTTPEFIENAGYEIASGRFLTQQDLEYNRRVAIIGVDVLNKLFGSENPLGLNIKIKGERFEIIGVFAKKGSIFGNSLDNLVVMPFFTFEKMYGKERSISMTVQAINADLMEEAIEQTIGVLRAVRKVPPDKDNDFEIVTNNTLTDFFDNMTKYVRIVAIAIASISLLVAGVGIMNIMLVSVTERTREIGIRKSIGAKRRDILWQFLIEAVVLSEVGGVIGIVIGLGLGKLVQALSPIPAAVPVWTVLVGLIFCSFVGLLFGVYPATKAARLNPITALRYE, from the coding sequence ATGCAATTAAGCGAAAGTCTGGATCTGGCGCTCGGCGCCATCCGCTCCAACAAGATGCGCTCCTTTTTGACCTTGCTGGGCATCATCATCGGCGTGATGACCATCATCGCCATGCAATCTCTGATCACCGGACTGCGCAAAAGCATGAACGAGCAGCTCAACATCCTCGGCACTAATGTGTTCAACATCCAAAAGTATCCGGCGGTCGGCATGGGCCATGGCTGGTGGGAAAAATATCGCAACCGCAAGGATCTCACTTACGAACAGGCCATGGCCGTGCGTGAACGGGTCAAGGCTGCTGCCGCGGTCAGTGCCGACGTCGACACCTGGGGTCAAGAGATCCGCTATAAGGACAAGAAAACACTCAACAACGTCTCGGTGATGGGCACCACGCCGGAGTTTATAGAGAACGCCGGTTATGAAATTGCCTCCGGTCGTTTTCTCACCCAGCAGGATTTGGAGTATAACCGACGGGTGGCGATCATCGGCGTGGATGTGCTGAACAAGCTTTTTGGCTCAGAAAATCCGCTTGGTCTCAACATCAAGATCAAGGGTGAACGATTTGAGATTATCGGCGTTTTTGCCAAAAAGGGCAGCATTTTCGGCAACAGCTTGGATAATTTGGTGGTCATGCCCTTTTTCACTTTTGAAAAGATGTATGGTAAAGAGCGCTCGATCTCCATGACCGTGCAGGCGATCAATGCGGATCTGATGGAGGAAGCGATCGAGCAAACCATAGGCGTATTGCGCGCCGTGCGTAAAGTGCCGCCGGACAAAGACAATGATTTCGAGATCGTCACCAACAACACGCTCACGGATTTTTTCGACAACATGACCAAATATGTCCGCATCGTCGCCATCGCCATCGCCTCCATCTCCTTGCTGGTGGCGGGCGTGGGCATCATGAACATCATGCTGGTGTCCGTGACCGAGCGCACGCGTGAGATCGGCATCCGCAAATCCATCGGCGCCAAGCGCCGGGATATTTTATGGCAGTTTTTAATTGAAGCTGTTGTGCTCTCCGAAGTCGGCGGTGTCATCGGAATCGTCATCGGCCTCGGCCTCGGCAAGTTGGTGCAAGCGCTGTCGCCGATTCCGGCAGCCGTGCCCGTGTGGACGGTTCTCGTCGGTTTGATCTTCTGCTCATTTGTGGGCTTGCTGTTTGGAGTGTATCCGGCCACGAAAGCGGCGCGCTTGAATCCGATTACGGCGCTGCGATACGAATGA
- a CDS encoding STAS domain-containing protein, with translation MDIQTRTEGSVRILELTGDLMGGAELDRFRQCIDKAIEEEMVNVVVDLGKVNWMNSSGLGMLISGLTSLRSSGGDLRLANLTERIRRPLQITKLDSVFQQFTSVADAVKSY, from the coding sequence ATGGACATACAAACCAGAACCGAAGGATCCGTACGCATTCTCGAATTGACCGGCGATCTGATGGGCGGAGCGGAACTGGACCGGTTTCGTCAGTGCATCGATAAGGCCATTGAAGAGGAAATGGTGAATGTGGTGGTGGACCTGGGAAAGGTCAATTGGATGAACAGCTCCGGCCTCGGCATGCTGATCAGTGGTTTGACCAGCCTGCGATCCAGCGGCGGCGACCTGCGCCTGGCCAACCTCACGGAACGGATCAGGCGGCCTCTGCAGATCACCAAGCTGGATTCGGTGTTTCAACAATTCACTTCGGTAGCTGATGCAGTGAAAAGTTA